One stretch of Rattus norvegicus strain BN/NHsdMcwi chromosome 12, GRCr8, whole genome shotgun sequence DNA includes these proteins:
- the Adam1b gene encoding rCG21419-like — translation MERLKLEQIQTQLCIRLVAMLLLAIIFLLSTLCDLGSVYDSSYETVIPERLPGQGSDDPGGKVSYVLLMQGQKQLLHLEVKGHYSERNFPVYSYHHGILGQEVPLLSQACHYEGHIEGVPGSFVSVSICSGLRGVLIKEETAYGIEPLLFSTNFEHILYTMAHQPVVLCNVTPTDSLGDSSQRQGSSKTDELLALSDLWSHAKYVEMFVVVNHQRFQMWGSDVNTTVQAVVDIIALANSFTRGINTEVVLVGLEIWTEGDPIEVPVDLQATLRNFNLWRQEKLMGRVRHDVAHLIVGHRPGANEGQAFLDGACSGGFAAAVEAFHHEDVLLFAALMAHELGHNLGIRHDRPGCTCGPKHLCLMHEMISKTSGFSNCSSDHFLRFLHDHRGACLLDRPWHQSHKRRDAHCGNGVVEESEECDCGNACDKNQCCDEKCKLKEGAQCSNELCCLHCKFKNKGAVCRPAQGLCDLEEYCNGTSAVCPNDRIAQDGSICQESYFCFGGQCRDPSSQCSHIFGFGSRSAPDECYTSLNKRGNRFGNCGPSSDSPGTYVKCSDQNILCGKLICTEVGYLPPIKDKHMLIQIPQVEDWCWSMDAFDKTDAFDEGYVWTNTSCGTGKVCENSICKDYTIVPNPCKAESICNEHGVCNDLGNCHCLFGFAPPDCKEEGTGGSVDSGPTVIPPDDFNTGQNATQSSREDLILNLKLIVLAVILVLMILLIITCIITAYSKSEPASEGEPSEIEKVPEEEEEGEALPEEEEIKEEAEEAIGEEEGEGAIGEEEEEGAIGEEGAIGEEEGEGAIEEEGAEEEEGEEEGEE, via the coding sequence ATGGAGAGACTAAAGCTGGAGCAAATCCAAACACAATTGTGCATCAGGCTGGTGGCCATGTTGCTCTTGGCAATAATTTTTCTCCTGAGCACGCTCTGTGACCTAGGATCTGTATATGACTCTTCCTATGAAACTGTCATCCCCGAAAGACTGCCAGGCCAGGGGAGTGACGATCCTGGAGGGAAGGTGTCCTACGTGCTGTTGATGCAAGGCCAAAAGCAGCTGCTTCACCTCGAGGTAAAGGGACACTACTCTGAGAGGAACTTCCCGGTCTACAGCTACCACCATGGTATCCTGGGGCAAGAAGTGCCCCTCCTCTCCCAGGCCTGCCACTATGAAGGCCACATAGAAGGGGTGCCAGGCTCCTTTGTTTCTGTCAGCATCTGTTCAGGCCTCAGGGGGGTCTTGATCAAAGAGGAAACAGCCTATGGCATCGAGCCCCTGCTCTTTTCCACAAACTTTGAGCACATCCTCTATACCATGGCGCACCAGCCTGTGGTCCTCTGCAATGTCACTCCTACAGACAGCCTGGGGGACTCCAGCCAGCGACAAGGGAGCAGCAAGACCGATGAGCTGCTGGCTCTGTCTGACTTGTGGTCACACGCCAAGTATGTGGAGATGTTTGTCGTGGTCAACCACCAGCGCTTCCAGATGTGGGGCAGTGATGTCAACACGACGGTCCAGGCGGTAGTGGACATCATTGCTCTGGCCAACAGCTTCACTAGGGGAATAAACACAGAGGTGGTGCTGGTGGGCCTGGAGATCTGGACAGAGGGGGACCCGATAGAGGTCCCAGTGGACCTGCAGGCTACACTGAGGAATTTCAActtgtggagacaggagaaaCTCATGGGCCGGGTCAGGCACGATGTGGCACACTTGATCGTCGGGCATCGCCCAGGAGCGAACGAGGGCCAGGCGTTTCTCGATGGTGCCTGTTCAGGCGGGTTTGCGGCGGCCGTGGAGGCCTTCCATCATGAGGATGTCCTCCTGTTTGCGGCGCTCATGGCCCACGAGCTTGGGCACAACCTGGGTATCCGGCACGACCGCCCAGGCTGCACCTGTGGTCCTAAGCACCTCTGCCTCATGCATGAGATGATCAGTAAGACCAGTGGCTTCAGCAACTGCAGCTCTGACCACTTCCTCCGTTTCCTCCATGACCACAGAGGGGCCTGCCTGCTTGACCGGCCTTGGCACCAGAGCCACAAGCGCAGAGATGCCCATTGTGGAAACGGTGTGGTAGAGGAGTCGGAGGAGTGTGACTGTGGTAATGCCTGTGATAAAAACCAGTGTTGTGATGAAAAGTGTAAACTGAAGGAGGGCGCGCAGTGCAGTAATGAACTCTGCTGTCTTCATTGTAAATTTAAGAATAAAGGAGCTGTCTGCCGACCTGCTCAGGGACTATGTGACCTGGAAGAGTACTGCAATGGGACCTCTGCAGTATGCCCCAATGATAGGATAGCTCAAGATGGCTCTATATGCCAGGAGTCATACTTTTGCTTCGGGGGTCAGTGCAGGGACCCTAGCTCTCAGTGTTCACATATTTTTGGGTTTGGTTCAAGGTCTGCCCCAGATGAATGCTACACATCTCTGAACAAAAGAGGAAACCGGTTTGGAAACTGTGGCCCGTCCTCTGACTCTCCAGGAACATATGTCAAGTGTTCAGATCAAAACATACTGTGTGGAAAACTTATCTGTACAGAGGTAGGCTACCTGCCACCAATCAAAGACAAGCACATGCTGATTCAGATCCCGCAAGTGGAGGACTGGTGCTGGAGCATGGACGCTTTTGACAAGACAGATGCCTTTGATGAGGGGTATGTGTGGACCAACACTTCCTGTGGCACAGGGAAAGTCTGTGAGAACTCCATTTGTAAGGACTACACCATAGTCCCGAATCCCTGCAAAGCAGAGAGTATCTGTAATGAGCACGGAGTGTGCAATGATCTGGGGAACTGCCACTGTCTGTTTGGCTTTGCACCTCCTGACTGCAAGGAGGAAGGCACTGGAGGCAGCGTGGACAGTGGTCCCACTGTTATTCCGCCAGATGATTTTAACACGGGACAAAACGCTACCCAATCCAGTAGAGAGGACCTGATACTTAACCTAAAACTCATCGTCCTGGCTGTCATTCTGGTGCTCATGATACTCCTTATAATTACATGCATCATAACTGCCTACAGCAAGTCAGAGCCTGCTTCTGAAGGAGAGCCTTCAGAGATCGAGAAGGttccagaagaggaggaggagggggaggcccTACCCGAAGAGGAGGAGAtcaaggaagaagcagaagaggcaataggagaagaggaaggagagggggcaataggagaagaggaagaagagggggcaaTAGGAGAAGAAGGGGCaataggagaagaggaaggagagggggcaatagaagaagaaggagcagaagaggaagaaggggaagaagagggagaggaataa